From Tautonia plasticadhaerens, the proteins below share one genomic window:
- a CDS encoding ComEA family DNA-binding protein has translation MGRGRGRGGLAELEALPGIGPTLAARIIERRPYRSVEELVEVKGIGLKTLERLRPLVRVGTRP, from the coding sequence ATAGGCCGGGGGCGGGGTAGAGGTGGCCTGGCAGAGCTGGAGGCGCTGCCGGGCATCGGCCCGACACTGGCGGCCCGCATCATCGAGCGGCGGCCGTATCGGTCGGTCGAGGAGCTGGTCGAGGTGAAGGGGATCGGGTTGAAGACGCTGGAGCGGCTGCGGCCGCTGGTGAGGGTGGGGACGAGGCCATGA